The DNA window tacagaaagttaaaacatagctaatgaacactttttacataattttacgtTAATTTGATTCAAGATCGGAGgggaaagtgaaagctgttcGTATCTGCCCTCCCACTGCGATATTACACGACCTATCCTCCCGCCAAGGTTTCCCCTCTCTCCTATACCCTCTACCAGACATATGACCTCTGCCCACTATTCGTCGAAGACCTAATGTTAAATTTACTCAAGATTATTTGATCATACCTCAAAACAAACTTCTATATACGTATTGACAGTTGACATGTTACATTGTGCTACAATCTCAATACACTGTCTCGCTAGTTTCGATGACACAATTAatgtgaatattgtaaaaaaaaaattgtaaaatttgttCACTAACGTCCTGAACAAATATCGAAAACTGCCCGCATTGCCTTCCCCTTTCCCCATATCTTACCGCAGCTGAAATATATGTTGCCCGTTGAAATACCGGGCCATGTTCCCCCTCCCTCTGGCCAAGCTTGGAAATTGCCCGCCGACTGAAAAATCGTGTAGGAACAGCTTTTCGCACGAACACcttcgttggctgcacctgagACGCACCTATTTATAGAACTAACAAAATTTCAACCCCCGTCCACCTATTTATTTTTGAGTTTTcaccaaatatcacattttagaCACACATGAATTTGCCAATTTACGATGAGCCCCGTTCAACAAGAACATCTCAATCAAACTTAGACCACCCACCCATGTTATAGTCGGATcttgacctaatttgcatactgatgATGGTAATCTATGTTTGGAATAGCTTTTTATCTAGACACCCTCAAAAATATCCCATTATCCAACTAGTTTTCAGATAAATCTGCCGAGTGTAGTTTACATAGTTCACATAGCTACTTGAGCAAATATCACTTTTAAGCCATTACTTGCATATGTACATACTATGGAAATACAGCATTGCAAACCGTCTAGAATTATCATTTACACTCTGTTACAAGTTAGAATAATGTAGAGACTTTTGACGGCATGGCAAATGTCTAGCCTTGAATCTGCAGATTTAGAATTGTTGAATATAGAAGCTATAGGGTCAGCCTGTGTAATTCATTGCAGTGACATCACCAAAACAGTCTGACACCATTATTATGTCCTCGGTTGACATAAGGGTTTTATAATTCTATTATTTCACGACTTCAAGAGATATTATAATCAATTACCACACCTCTTCAAAGAACTGTGCCAGTTGTTGTGACGTCAGCTGTCCTGGTTTCTTTTCTGTTGGTTGAGTTGGAATAGTTGTAAACAGCGATGGATCCTCTGATCGTTCCACCATCCTTACAACTTTAAAACCTTGACAAGCTTGTCACCAATGTTTCAGGTAGATTGCTACGTGGCTAGAAACAAAAATGGCAGTAATCATGTGATAAACAAATCGTGCATTATCTTTGACTTAAAGCTTGGAAGATAAGGATACTTAAACACATTCATGCCATTACAATGGGCTCCGTGCATGCGTCCGTAATACCTCATTtttcagacatgcaatatctgatttctttcaaacctgacacaaaggggACATGTCATGtggtacatatgcacgtcaatttgatatatgcaaatatgacccAATtacggccatatttgtagttaaaagtcaatatttactgcgtAACTCAAAAACTAATAAACAGACACTCCGTTccagtgtctaccccatattatcagatgcaagctatctgtggagacctttgaccttgaccttcagggtcaattatcaaaatcgaGCCAATTCCAACATGgtagtgtttacatattgccaatttcttttaaatcatgtctacaagtaatattgaagaaaagaagtaTACAAAAGCATTATTTTGGGTGTTCATATAATTTTtgctgaatggcagccatatttgtagtaaacaatCACTATATTTAATTCTGCATCAACTAATTAAAACAATTTCACAGGTTGACTGGGCTTGGATGCAGGGTTTGGGGTGACCAACGCAAGGGGGAACTGACGTATGTTGTCGCCCGAATAAGGCCAGTTAACACACCGTTGTCTACTATGAACTGTAAGTGTGACGCCACATTTTGATTGACAGAAAGGTTATCGGTGGTCATAACACTactcacttttttttcaaaatggaaTCAGTCCTGGAAATTGCTCTCGAAATCAGCCATCGATTCTTATTTGTCAATCTATTTACTGTTTTCTTTCAATTATTAACAAGTACGCCAATTCCTGTCAtcgtgtgtgtacatgtaccagtgtcTACGCACTGACCTTAAGTTGTGAACCCAGACGCTTGATGGCGCTGTTATGGTCACACAGGTCGTATGGGTCACATCTGATGTGTTCGTTATTTCATAGACGCTGGGGCTGTATctataattttatattattgtaCCTCCATCACTACTTCATATTAAGCTGTTTGGGTTGTGGCTCGCTGGGCTTTAACCGTGGACTGACTCAAGAGTGTGCCAAAAAGGTACGTTTCAATCCATACTACATGTCCAAGACTTAAAATCGGACGATAATAATAATGCCTTAATGGCAGTGGCACTTGGAAGTCACTGTAATAGTGGTAACGTTAGTTGTTAATTTTGAGGTTTTCAGCTTTTGCTCAAACGATAAAACGCTCACAAAGAAAGATAAACCCCAAAATCAACAactaacgctacaattattgcaacaAGGAAGTGCTGtaatttgaccttgaccttgacccttAAGGTTAAAAAGAAATTGCTCAATATATCTTGAAATTTTGTTCAGAACGTAACCATTCAATTTCCTGCCTCAACATCATTAGAGGTTAGCTTTCTGATAACATACTAACCCTTGATCATGACTTTGACCTATATTCAAAATTAATTAGTAAAGTTTTCCATACTTTTCAAGGGTTTGCACATATAGAGACAGTTCAAGTTTATACATTCTGTATTTTTAAGAGAAGAGCTTTCGTTTAAaactgacctttgactttgaccatCAATCTTTATATCTCAAATCTCAAATACCTATatatgaaaacttatttcactATGACACCACTACAGTGTATATAAACATCCATGTTATTAGAGGAAGGCGGTCTAGTCAGCCCTACCTTGTCTCATGTTCACATATCACTATCATGGACTGTGTATACTCCATGTCCATTTTCACTCATATTGTACTTGGGATAATTCGCATCACTTTACGTTATGAGGAGACACTCCACGGTAAGATGCTAAACGTGTTACCGAATTGTACATAATGCCAGTTATCAACCAACACACAGTGTTGAAAATTATGTCTTCAAACGTAGAAGACCTCCAGTTGTTACACCCAGAGCGCAACCTCAAAATTATTGACCCGATTTTATCTTTTGGAAACTTTCTGATCAGTGAACCATTGGGACAAGTTTATCTTTCAATAGTTTAGCGGCCATTGAAATGTTAAAGTAATAGCCTGCCTCTATCCATTGGGTTTTGCTGTGATAatctatatttattttgttaacttTTGTACTCCTGTTTACTACAACAGTAGCAGCATTACACATTTGATTTGATAACGATGAGTAGGAAGAGAGAAAAGAACTGGTATCTATCATTAATGGCACCCACCGACTGCAACAAAGAATTTAGTTGGGTGGATTCATCAAGATTGTATGCAAACCCTGAGGTACGAAGTGATATGTTTGTGCGACATGCCTGTATTATGGCTGATAAGAATACAATTGCAAAGAAAGTCCAAGCTTGAAGCTCTTCAGCTGCCATTAATCTCAATAAAATCTGGTCAAAGAGATGGCATGATTCATTTTGTAGTATTGACAgtaattttaatatgtttttaaGTAGATATTCTCATTGTCATTGCTTCAATTAATAATTATTCTTCTGAGCCCAATGTATTTCTAGTGTCTAGGATATGTGTCGACCGATCACATAATAATACTATCTCAGTTTGTGTTCCAACTCACCACCGTTATTCAAGTAAACTTGGATGTTTTAGATCCTTGTGcttattcatttaaaaaatgtattgtattattaaGAATAAGATGATATCCGAATGTCCCcccaaaaagaagaaaaattaaAACTAGAAACGTTTAATTCTGACATAGAGATAGACTGACAGCTTAAATGACACTTCGTTCCCTGCAATGGATggatgacttatttttaatacagAGTGTGTACGTTTTGTATGTTACAACATTTCTGTACTTCGGGTTCACTCTATTTATTAGTAGTGATACGATTTTATTTACTACATACAGGCACTTCAAGACTGTGTTGCTGACATGTTAGAACCATTTGATACCAGCCAGATTGATTTAGTTATTGGTATTGATGCAATGGGGTTTATCTTGGGTAGGTAAAAATCATAACATAACAGAGTGAATCAATGATCCATATTATGCATCCCTCGATACTTCATGAATTGTTGATTGATACCAAGCTAGTAATAAAGTGAAACCGTAGAAGAGATACTGAGTAACTAATGTCACATGATGTGTTGTAATCAAATTAGTGATTGTAATTTACAGGTGCTGCTGTAGCTGTTGCCTTGAAAAAGGGGTTCATAACGTTAGTGAAGAAAGGCGGTCTTTGTGTAGAAACAGTAGAAGAACATTACGTTGACTACATGAAGAGAGAGAAATGCTTACAGCTACGAACTGATGCTTTTCCGGAAGGTATTGTACTGTACTTAAAGCTTGATGATGCTGCAAAACTATTTCATTAAACTAGCTAGATGAGAAAACTTTGCTACACGCATTATCTTTCTAATGTTTGTCAAAAGTATGGAATTTTTTTGATGAGTGAAGTATTTTTTTGAAAGGTTTTCCACTTCTTCAGGGAAATAGGaccaaatatttatttgaattgaCTGAATCATATTTTGACACATTCATTTGTTTAAGTATTGTACAGTGACTGCTCTATACTGAataattttaaattattcatttacTGGAAGTTTTACTGTCTACTTCCTGTCCATGTGTTCAGGTACTAGAGTACTAATTGTTGATCAATGGATTGAGACAGGTGGTACAATGCAAGTTGCTATCAATTTGGTTGAAAGACTGAAAGGAAAAGTGGCAGGTTGGTTAGTTAAGGTTGTTTCATTGACTACACCTTTTCTTAGTTATGTTTTCAATAGTTATTTACAACTCAAAAGTGTGTTTGTGGTCGAtaattatttacaattcaatTATTGAAAACTCAAAGTGTGTTTTGTGGTCTGTACTTATTGAAAATGTGTGTCAGTTGCAGTAGAGACAACTAATAGGAGTGTGCGAGGACATGAAAACAATTATTTACACCTGAGAAGGCCATGTCAGTTATAACTTTTGCTGAGATGACTCGCCCCTTttgagttgaaaaaaaaatcaatttacaaCTAAGACATTCCGGTGGATTGTCCCACCAAGTGCTTTTAAGAAAATATTGTTCAATAATGTGCGAGGGAAAAGGATTTAATGTGATGGTAATGTTGTATCATCTTTGTTGCCTAAGATACACACTCGCATTTGACATTTGCAGAATTGTCTACAACTACCAATTTGCATAGTATTATAAGTATCAGGTTACAAATGGTGTGAATGAATTGTTCAACCAAATACAGAGATGAATTATTTATAACTGTTTGAATCTTAATTTGTCtatatatttcattgaatataggTATTGCTGCGATTGCTATTGAATACACCAACCATCCAAAGAGCAAAGAAATCATGGAGAAATACAAGTGTTCACATGTGATTCCTCCTcatatacaattacaaattgATAATCGATGCTTAGaaagttttaaaaagtttgaAGCAGGAGAAGCAGGATGTGCATGGCAACGCTAGTACCTATACGTATAAATCATGGCAACGTTAGTACCTATAACGTATAAATCATGGCGACcctagtacatatatattttatttagatttCCAAATAGTAAATTGTTATAATATTTAAGACCCGAAGTTCTTCTTTGCCACCATTGACTTTTGTGGGTGCcttaaaaatgaatgaattgtATTAATAACACAACATAATGTCGTCATTGTGTAGTTTTCATTGTACAATTACTCAATAACAATCTTGTAAATCAGTATTCTGTGAACTTTCATCTCACGAGCTATAGGTATTGTTCCTATCCCGCGATCTCGGGAGGACGTTGTACTGTTGGTGTAAAGAGACTATATAGCTTTATATGACAATGCCTCGTTGTGTACATCATGCATCATATCTTGAAAATAGttatgaaaagaaatttgaaatagCCACTTTTTGTGATCTTCCCACACCAGTGATAGTTTTTCCCGTTTGTCTACTCAAATATACCTGTAGTCCCACGTAGCGCAATGTAGACATGGGCAGCTAAACATTGTGCACCACATGTGTTTTTTTGTACAGGCAATTACCAATATGTATGAACCAACTTGACTATGGCTACCTACAAAGGGTGCAAATAGAAAGACAGGTGTTCTCAATTCAGATTTTAACGTTCCCCTTATCCCAGCTGCAGATCAAAATTTACCAAGATATCTGCGATGATATCACTCAGAGGTAAGAGTTTGAATGGTCTGTGCTCTGCTATTTCCTTTGCATGTGGAATGGAGTCGGTAATCCAGAAAGTTTCAAATTTGACCTCACTGTCAATAAACTTTCTCCAGGATTCCTGGGGAAATACAGCATGGGTTACATAGGCACTTATGGATATTGCACCTTTTTCTAGGAGTGCCTGCAATGCGATATAAAAAAGAGATTGAAATGAGACATAAATATGGTCAACATGGGATAGTTCATAAATGAATCTATTGCTCTTTTTATCTATACCTTTTAAgggaatatatttcaaaatgtaaaagaattattttagcACCAGAGTCGTCGAATATTCAGACATGTGAAATGCAAGAAACATAACTTATATTGTCAATTTGAGTTGGTATGATATTAGTTATGAATAAGCTTTGTAATTCTACTATTTGTTTTATAAGGTATAAACAGGATGTGGACTAGTACCTGTTCACAAGTTATCATTGTTCCACCAGTGTGTGCTAAATCATCCACAATGATCACGTGTTTACCAGCTGGCTCACCTAGAAAGTAACGGTATCAGTACCTTGATATTATTCCccattatttttctttatcAATCAAGTGAAATTACGAGTTGTCTAAGGGGCCTTGCCACTACGAGTCGAGGACGAGAAATGACAAAACCCCTTAATTAGGCTAAaaatattttccggctgaatgaagacaaatgtgAGAAATTATATAAACTATACCTGTGCaagtataaattatgaaaaatgttgTAATGGTGCCTTAGAACATTGTGGTTGCTATTTCGAGCACTTGGACCTcagaaccaatgacaatgaCGTGCGCTGCCGTGATGTAGGACGACAAGGGTATAAATGAatcattgcaatatattttCACAACAATACTTAAAGaccttgtacattttgtagaatTTGAGTGTTTCATCAACAGCAAAATTTCGGTAAGCATGAGAGCATAGTTTCTTTGTTTCATACCTTTACCATCGGTTTCCAAAACCAGTGGAATTTTTATGACAAACTGTTAATAAACGAATAAACAAGTACTCACCATCGTTGATTTTAATCATTCTCTTGTTTCCGTCTTTTATCTTGGCACAAGTTATAGTCTCAAAGCCGTCAAGCATAAAGTGGAATCTCTTGAAAGCACCGTCATCAGGAAATGCTATATGGATGTTTCGTTTGTCTGATAAACCGTTAATTTCTCTTAATAGTAAAGGTATTGCCGACTTTA is part of the Glandiceps talaboti chromosome 2, keGlaTala1.1, whole genome shotgun sequence genome and encodes:
- the LOC144453343 gene encoding adenine phosphoribosyltransferase-like, yielding MSRKREKNWYLSLMAPTDCNKEFSWVDSSRLYANPEALQDCVADMLEPFDTSQIDLVIGIDAMGFILGAAVAVALKKGFITLVKKGGLCVETVEEHYVDYMKREKCLQLRTDAFPEGTRVLIVDQWIETGGTMQVAINLVERLKGKVAGIAAIAIEYTNHPKSKEIMEKYKCSHVIPPHIQLQIDNRCLESFKKFEAGEAGCAWQR
- the LOC144453719 gene encoding LOW QUALITY PROTEIN: uncharacterized protein LOC144453719 (The sequence of the model RefSeq protein was modified relative to this genomic sequence to represent the inferred CDS: inserted 1 base in 1 codon), with amino-acid sequence MQHFVTRYVFLELFITVVFLGNFHSPEAVFEQISILYSIPRYLARSFTFILPYFPTTTMERIDTEGXIAIAKTLAMILSAIPYTTRGPASIIIYDIHVLQERYYFSDGVIPRLVSAIPLLLREINGLSDKRNIHIAFPDDGAFKRFHFMLDGFETITCAKIKDGNKRMIKINDGEPAGKHVIIVDDLAHTGGTMITCEQALLEKGAISISAYVTHAVFPQESWRKFIDSEVKFETFWITDSIPHAKEIAEHRPFKLLPLSDIIADILVNFDLQLG